A single region of the Gorilla gorilla gorilla isolate KB3781 chromosome 1, NHGRI_mGorGor1-v2.1_pri, whole genome shotgun sequence genome encodes:
- the VPS72 gene encoding vacuolar protein sorting-associated protein 72 homolog encodes MSLAGGRAPRKTAGNRLSGLLEAEEEDEFYQTTYGGFTEESGDDEYQGDQSDTEDEVDSDFDIDEGDEPSSDGEAEEPRRKRRVVTKAYKEPLKSLRPRKVNTPAGSSQKAREEKALLPLELQDDGSDSRKSMRQSTAEHTRQTFLRVQERQGQSRRRKGPHCERPLTQEELLREAKITEELNLRSLETYERLEADKKKQVHKKRKCPGPIITYHSVTVPLVGEPGPKEENVDIEGLDPAPSASALTPHAGTGPVNPPACCSRTFITFSDDATFEEWFPQGRPPKVPVREVCPVTHRPALYRDPVTDIPYATARAFKIIREAYKKYITAHGLPPTASALGPGPPPPESLPGSGPRALRQKIVIK; translated from the exons ATGAGTTTGGCTGGGGGCCGGGCACCCCGGAAGACCGCTGGGAACCGGCTTTCTGGGCTTttggaggcagaggaggaagatgagTTCTACCAGACGACTTATGGGGGTTTCACAGAG GAATCCGGAGATGATGAGTATCAAGGGGACCAGTCAGACACAGAGGACGAAGTGGACTCTGACTTTGACATTGATGAAGGGGATGAACCATCCAGTGATGGAGAAGCAGAAGAGCCAAGAAGGAAACGCCGAGTAGTCACCAAGGCCTATAAG GAGCCTCTCAAGAGCTTAAGGCCTCGAAAGGTCAACACCCCGGCTGGTAGCTCTCAGAAGGCCCGAGAAGAGAAGGCACTACTGCCATTAGAACTACAAGATGACGGCTCTGACA GTCGGAAGTCTATGCGTCAGTCTACAGCTGAACATACACGACAAACGTTCCTTCGGGTACAGGAGAGGCAGGGCCAGTCAAGACGGCGAAAGGGGCCCCACTGTGAGCGGCCACTAACCCAGGAGGAACTGCTCCGGGAGGCCAAGATCACAGAAGAGCTTAATTTACGTTCACTGG AGACATATGAGCGGCTCGAGGCTGACAAAAAGAAGCAGGTTCATAAGAAGCGGAAGTGCCCCGGGCCCATAATCACCTATCATTCAGTGACAGTGCCACTTGTTGGGGAGCCAGGCCCCAAGGAAGAGAACGTTGACATAGAAGG ACTTGATCCTGCTCCCTCGGCGTCTGCATTGACTCCTCATGCTGGGACTGGACCCGTCAACCCCCCTGCTTGCTGCTCACGTACCTTCATCACTTTTAGTGATGATGCAACTTTCGAGGAATGGTTCCCCCAAGGGCGGCCCCCAAAAGTCCCTGTTCGTGAGGTCTGTCCAGTGACCCATCGTCCAGCCCTATACCGGGACCCTGTTACAGACATACCCTATGCAACTGCTCGAGCCTTCAAGATCATTCGTGAGGCTTACAAGAAGTACATTACTGCCCATGGACTGCCGCCCACTGCCTcagccctgggccccggcccGCCACCTCCTGAGTCCCTCCCTGGCTCTGGGCCCCGAGCCTTGCGCCAGAAAATTGTCATTAAATGA
- the TMOD4 gene encoding tropomodulin-4, translated as MSSYQKELEKYRDIDEDEILRTLSPEELEQLDCELQEMDPENMLLPAGLRQRDQTKKSPTGPLDREALLQYLEQQALEVKERDDLVPFTGEKKGKPYIQPKREIPAEEQITLEPELEEALAHATDAEMCDIAAILDMYTLMSNKQYYDALCSGEICNTEGISSVVQPDKYKPVPDEPPNPTNIEEILKRVRSNDKELEEVNLNNIQDIPIPMLSELCDAMKANTYVRSFSLVATRSGDPIANAVADMLRENRSLQSLNIESNFISSTGLMAVLKAVRENATLTELRVDNQRQWPGDAVEMEMATVLEQCPSIVRFGYHFTQQGPRARAAQAMTRNNELRRQQKKR; from the exons ATGTCATCATATCAGAAGGAACTGGAGAAATACAGAGACATAGATGAAGATGAGATCCTAAGGACCTTGAGCCCCGAGGAGCTAGAGCAGCTGGACTGCGAACTACAGGAGATGGATCCTGAG AACATGCTCCTGCCAGCTGGACTAAGACAACGTGACCAGACAAAGAAGAGCCCAACGGGGCCACTGGACCGAGAGGCCCTTTTGCAGTACTTGGAGCAACAGGCACTAGAAGTCAAAGAGCGTGATGACTTGGTGCCCTTCACAGGCGAGAAGAAGG GGAAACCCTATATTCAGCCCAAGAGGGAAATCCCAGCAGAGGAGCAGATCACCCTGGAGCCTGAGCTGGAAGAGGCACTGGCACATGCCACAGATGCTGAAATGTGTGACATTGCAG CAATTCTGGACATGTACACACTGATGAGTAACAAGCAATACTATGATGCCCTCTGCAGTGGAGAAATCTGCAACACTGAAGGCATTAGCA GTGTGGTACAGCCTGACAAGTATAAGCCAGTGCCGGATGAACCCCCAAATCCCACAAACATTGAGGAGATACTAAAGAGGGTCCGAAGCAATGACAAGGAGCTGGAGGAGGTGAACTTGAATAATATACAG GACATCCCAATACCCATGCTAAGTGAGCTGTGTGACGCAATGAAGGCAAATACCTATGTGCGGAGCTTCAGTCTGGTAGCCACGAGGAGTGGTGACCCCATCGCCAAT GCAGTGGCTGACATGTTGCGTGAGAATCGTAGCCTCCAGAGCCTAAACATCGAATCCAACTTCATTAGCAGCACAGGACTCATGGCTGTGCTGAAGGCAGTTCGGGAAAATGCCACACTCACTGAGCTCCGTGTAGACAATCAG cgcCAGTGGCCTGGTGATgcagtggagatggagatggcCACCGTGCTAGAGCAGTGTCCCTCTATTGTCCGCTTTGGCTACCACTTTACGCAGCAGGGGCCACGAGCTCGGGCAGCCCAGGCCATGACCCGAAACAATGAACTAC GTCGCCAGCAAAAGAAGAGATAA
- the SCNM1 gene encoding sodium channel modifier 1: MQFPPRTREWISGSRNACVEVRPRKYGGRQEEKEKREGAVPLLLRWPGGVAKPEQENLSLLGLTVVMSFKREGDDWSQLNVLKKRRVGDLLASYIPEDEALMLRDGRFACAICPHRPVLDTLAMLTAHRAGKKHLSSLQLFYGKKQPGKERKQNPKHQNELRREETKAEAPLLIQTRLITQSALHRAPHYNSCCRRKYRPEAPGPSVSLSPMPPSEVELQSGKISREPEPAAGPQAEESATVSAPAPMSPTRRRALDHYLTLRSSGWIPDGRGRWVKDENVEFDSDEEEPPDLPLD, from the exons ATGCAGTTCCCTCCGCGCACCAGAGAGTGGATTTCCGGATCGCGCAATGCATGCGTGGAAGTGCGTCCCCGGAAGTATGGAGGCCgacaggaagagaaggaaaaaagagaaggcgCTGTCCCGCTCTTGCTACGGTGGCCTGGAGGAGTGGCGAAACCGGAACAAGAGAATTTATCACTTCTGGGACTCACAGTCGTGATGTCTTTCAAGAGGGAAGGAGACGATTGGAGTCAACTCAATGTGCTCAAA AAAAGAAGAGTCGGGGACCTCCTAGCCAGTTACATTCCAGAGGATGAGGCGCTGATGCTTCGGGATGGACG CTTTGCTTGTGCCATCTGCCCCCATCGACCGGTACTGGACACCCTGGCCATGCTGACTGCCCACCGTGCAGGCAAGAAACATCTGTCCA GCTTGCAGCTTTTCTATGGCAAGAAGCAGccgggaaaggaaagaaagcagaatCCAAAACATCAGAATGAATTGAGAAGGGAAGAAACCAAAGCTGAG GCTCCTCTGCTAATTCAGACACGACTTATCACCCAGAGTGCTCTGCACAGAGCTCCCCACTATAACAGTTGCTGCCGCCGGAAGTACAG ACCAGAAGCCCCTGGTCCCTCTGTCTCCCTTTCCCCTATGCCACCCTCAGAGGTCGAACTCCAAAGTGGGAAGATCAGTAGGGAACCTGAACCTGCGGCTGGCCCACAGGCCGAGGAGTCAGCAACTGTCTCAGCCCCTGCACCCATGAGCCCCACAAGAAGACGAGCCCTGGACCATTATCTCACCCTTCGAAG CTCTGGATGGATCCCAGATGGACGAGGTCGATGGGTAAAAGATGAAAATGTTGAGTTTGACTCTGATGAGGAGGAACCACCTGATCTCCCCTTGGACTGA